TTCGCCAGACTTCGTTGCTTGCTCCTTACAGATCCACTTCGGGATATGCTCGTCGCTCGCGCCTCGTCTGGCCGAAAAATCCCTTGCCGCGAACGTGAGCGTATTTATGAAATGGACCACTTAGCCCATTGGGTGAACCTAAAACACTTCTCAAACTGTTCTTCATTCGTGTCCTTTCGTGTGATTCGTGGGCACTACCTCTTTTTCTAGGATGGATAGCAAGGATGGACTGAATGACGATGACCTTTGGTTTCCCGGCCCTCAGTTTCGACCTGATCAACACGTTGGGATCAGCGGGATTGGTGTCATCTTCACGGACATGGACAGGCCGAGGACGGCGGGCATCTGCGTTTCCGGCGGGAGTCCCGAGACGTATTTTGCTTCAGCCGAAGCTGGCGATGGAAATTTGACTTTCATTGGATTGCGGTTCGATGACGGCACGCGGTTCAACGCGGCGTCGATCTTTGCTGGAAATGTCGAGCTATCCCCCTTCAACGCCGACGGGGAATGCCGAGGTCCTCGTCCGGGTCGTCCAGGGGCCGGCTTCTGCGGGCAAATCACGGATGTCATTGCCATCTCGAAAATCATCTTTGCTGAGCCTGTGCCAGAGCCTTCCGTGTTGAGTTTGCTGGCCATCGGGCTTACGGGTGCAGGAGTTTTTCGGCTTTGGAAAAGAAGGCTTCGATGAACGGCTGGGCAGGCAGGGCAGGCAGGATGCCTGCCCTACGTTATTGCCTATCGCTTTCGGCATCGGTTTAATGCCGTTGTGCATTGGCAAAAGATCACCCTCGTCGGCGTCGGCTTGCTGGGCGGGTCGTTGGGACTCGCTTTGAAGCAACGCGGGCTGGCGAAGCGCGTGATCGGCTTCGTCCGCCGCCCGGCCAGCATTGACGAATGCCTGAAGAAAGGCGCTGTGGATGAAGCGACGCTCGAACTCCTCCCAGCGGTTGAAAATGCCGACCTCGTCATCCTTTGCACCCCAATCGCCCAAATGCGCGAGCTGACGGAAAAAATGCTGCCCGGTTTGAAGCGCGACGCCATCGTGACCGACGTCGGGAGCGTCAAGGGCAGCGTCGTGCACGAATTGGAACCGCTGGTTGGCCGGGCTGGCGCGCACTTCATTGGCAGCCATCCCATGGCCGGGGCCGAAAAAATGGGCGTCAACGCCGCGCGGGCCGATTTGTTCGCCGACGCCGTGTGCGTCGTCACGCCGACGCCAAAGTCGCCCGCCAAAGCGGTCCGCAGCCTGGAGGAATTCTGGCGCAGCGTCGGCGCCCGGCCCATGCGGATGAAAGCCGATTTGCACGACGAATTCGTGAGCCGATCCAGTCACTTGCCGCACGTGGTGGCGGCAGAACTGGCGAATTACGTGCTCAGCCCGGCGCATCCGAAAGAACAAGCGCAACTGTGCGCGACGGGTTTTCGCGACACCACCCGCATCGCTTCCGGTTCTCCGGAAATGTGGCGCGACATTGCCCTGGCGAACCGAAAGAACCTGGCGCGCGTGCTCGGCGTGTTCATCGAGGACCTTCAGGAGTTTCGCCTGGCGCTGGAAAAGGCGGACACGAAGGCGATCGAAGAATTCTTCGATCTGGCGAGGCACCGGCGGGAGAAATGGTGCGGGGAAGGCCGGGCGTCTTCGTCGCCGGAGTAGTTTCGTAAAACGTAAAACGTAATGCGTGAAACGTCCTCGTCGAACATCGGTCTTCCGGGTGCGCCTTCCTGTGTTGACGTTTGACGGCGTGTTCGCTGCTCGATGCCAGAACGACAGATGGATTACGTTTCACGTTTTACGTTTTACGCTTGCCCATGCCGCTCCCTGACCTGATCGAAATCGTGCCTTTGGCCGAGCCGGTCGGCGCCGAGATCACCGTGCCCGGTTCCAAGAGCATCACGAACCGCACCTTGATTTTGGCGGCGCTGGCCGGAGGCGAGACGAAGCTCGAAGGCGCGTTGTGGAGCGAGGACACGCAAGTGATGGTCGAGGCGCTTCAGAAGCTCGGGTTTGAAGTGAAGGTCGCGCTGGATCCAGAGGAATTCTGCAATCGAACGATCACGGTCCACGGTCTAGGCGGAAGAATTCCAAACGGAGGCACGCCTGAGAAACTGCTCGAATTGTTCGTCGGCAACGCGGGCACAGCCGCCCGGTTTTTGAGCGCTTTCGTCTGTCTCGGTCACGGCGTTTGTCGGCTGCATGGCGTTCCGCGCATGCACGAACGGCCCCAGGGCGCCCTCTTCCAGGCGTTGCGCGAACTGGGTTACGTTGTCGAATGCGAAGGGAACAAGCTGCCCGCCGTGATCCATGGGGCCGGCCCGAAGCCGGGCGCGTGCTCGGTGAGCATCGCGGAGAGTTCGCAATT
This genomic stretch from Verrucomicrobiota bacterium harbors:
- a CDS encoding PEP-CTERM sorting domain-containing protein (PEP-CTERM proteins occur, often in large numbers, in the proteomes of bacteria that also encode an exosortase, a predicted intramembrane cysteine proteinase. The presence of a PEP-CTERM domain at a protein's C-terminus predicts cleavage within the sorting domain, followed by covalent anchoring to some some component of the (usually Gram-negative) cell surface. Many PEP-CTERM proteins exhibit an unusual sequence composition that includes large numbers of potential glycosylation sites. Expression of one such protein has been shown restore the ability of a bacterium to form floc, a type of biofilm.), which codes for MDSKDGLNDDDLWFPGPQFRPDQHVGISGIGVIFTDMDRPRTAGICVSGGSPETYFASAEAGDGNLTFIGLRFDDGTRFNAASIFAGNVELSPFNADGECRGPRPGRPGAGFCGQITDVIAISKIIFAEPVPEPSVLSLLAIGLTGAGVFRLWKRRLR
- a CDS encoding prephenate dehydrogenase/arogenate dehydrogenase family protein, with product MPYVIAYRFRHRFNAVVHWQKITLVGVGLLGGSLGLALKQRGLAKRVIGFVRRPASIDECLKKGAVDEATLELLPAVENADLVILCTPIAQMRELTEKMLPGLKRDAIVTDVGSVKGSVVHELEPLVGRAGAHFIGSHPMAGAEKMGVNAARADLFADAVCVVTPTPKSPAKAVRSLEEFWRSVGARPMRMKADLHDEFVSRSSHLPHVVAAELANYVLSPAHPKEQAQLCATGFRDTTRIASGSPEMWRDIALANRKNLARVLGVFIEDLQEFRLALEKADTKAIEEFFDLARHRREKWCGEGRASSSPE